From the Lathyrus oleraceus cultivar Zhongwan6 chromosome 4, CAAS_Psat_ZW6_1.0, whole genome shotgun sequence genome, one window contains:
- the LOC127138726 gene encoding phosphoinositide phosphatase SAC3 isoform X1, whose protein sequence is MASSENYEPSHSPSLSDETHPPSNLCMQKFRLYETRSNFYMIGRDKSRAHWRVLKIDRLDPSELNVREDSTTYSERECSDLLRRIHEGNKSTGGLKFVTTCYGIVGFIKLLGPYYMLLITKRRQIGAICGHTVYAISKTEMIPLPNSSVRSNITDSKNENRYKKLLCTVDLTKDFFFSYSYHIMRSLQRNMCDVETGHVLYETMFVWNEFLTRGIRNHLQNTFWTVALVYGFFKQDTLEISGREFILTLIARRSRHYAGTRYLRRGVNDKGRVANDVETEQIVFEDVQDGFPIQMSSIIQNRGSIPLFWSQETSRLNIKPDIILSKKDQNYQATRLHFENLVKRYGNPIIILNLIKTHEKKPREAILRQEFANAIDFINKDLSEEDRLRFLHWDLHKHFQSKATNVLLLLSKVAAYALALTGFFYCQASSTLRPEDCLKWPPTDDAVKRSFSSTRRADDDDEDANDLERRPSDEINVSNENGSAKSPRLQRGVLRTNCIDCLDRTNVAQYAYGLAAIGHQLHSLGIVEHPKIDLDDPVANDLMQFYERMGDTLAHQYGGSAAHNKIFSARRGQWRAATQSQEFFRTLQRYYSNAWMDAEKQDAINVFLGHFQPQQGKPALWELGSDQHYDTGRLGDDDARSFFKRSFSDGNFLRDSSTPMSAPNAKIEKSSNPGLPDRSGEGSKAFCESSPEISTAEPECDISFSRYTPSMPRRQLFVDMQKERCAETRHIYYSEHVDSFTCSNFVDLDWLSSSGNSCEEEPYERSSITSSPVAVLSSENVVNGVVVGETAASTSDWASSSLKVPPVMESEASESEASYRDAQTNNPDEFPDTFVEWVTYGQTLCH, encoded by the exons ATGGCTTCGTCGGAGAATTATGAACCTTCTCACTCTCCTTCTCTCTCTGACGAAACGCATCCTCCTTCCAATCTATGTATGCAGAAATTTAGGCTTTATGAGACTCGATCG AACTTTTACATGATTGGAAGGGACAAGAGTAGGGCACACTGGAGGGTACTAAAGATTGACCGTCTAGATCCTTCTGAGCTAAATGTGCGTGAAGATTCCACCACATATTCAGAAAGGGAGTGTTCTGATCTTTTGAGGCGGATACATGAGGGGAACAAGTCCACTGGCGGACTTAAATTTGTTACAACTTGTTATGGAATTGTTG GATTCATCAAACTTTTGGGGCCTTACTACATGCTACTTATCACAAAAAGAAGGCAAATTGGTGCAATCTGTGGTCATACTGTATATGCTATCTCAAAGACTGAGATGATTCCATTGCCGAATTCTTCTGTTCGGTCTAACATCACCGATTCTAAAAATGAAAACAG GTACAAGAAGCTTCTATGCACAGTTGACCTTACAAAGGACTTCTTTTTCAGCTACTCATACCATATTATGCGTAGTCTTCAAAGGAACATGTGTGACGTTGAGACAGGCCACGTCCTTTACGAGACCATGTTTGTCTGGAATGAATTCTTGACTCGAGGAATTAGGAATCACCTCCAGAATACTTTTTGGACAGTTGCACTAGTTTATGGCTTCTTTAAACAG GACACACTTGAGATATCTGGACGGGAGTTCATACTTACGCTCATTGCGAGAAGATCTCGCCATTATGCTGGGACTAG GTATTTGAGGCGAGGTGTTAATGACAAGGGCAGAGTAGCAAATGATGTTGAGACAGAACAAATAGTCTTTGAGGATGTTCAAGACGGTTTTCCCATCCAAATGAGCTCTATCATCCAGAATCGTGGCTCGATCCCTCTTTTCTGGTCACAGGAAACTTCACGATTAAATATTAAACCAGATATTATAC TGTCAAAGAAGGACCAGAACTATCAAGCCACTAGACTTCACTTTGAAAATCTTGTCAAAAGATACGGAAATCCCattataattttgaatttaataAAG ACCCATGAGAAAAAGCCTCGTGAGGCCATCCTTCGCCAAGAGTTTGCTAATGCTATAGATTTCATCAATAAAGATTTGTCTGAGGAAGACAGACTTAGGTTCCTTCACTGGGATCTGCACAAACATTTTCAGAG CAAAGCTACAAATGTGTTGCTGCTTCTAAGCAAAGTGGCAGCATATGCATTGGCATTAACGGGTTTTTTCTATTGCCAAGCGTCATCAACCTTGAGACCTGAAGACTGTCTAAAATGGCCACCTACAGA TGATGCTGTCAAGAGAAGTTTTTCATCTACCAGAAGAGCTGATGACGATGATGAGGATGCTAATGATTTAGAGAGGAGACCAAGTGACGAGATCAATGTTTCTAATGAAAATGGTTCTGCTAAATCACCCAGGTTACAAAGGGGGGTGCTCAGGACCAACTGCATAGACTGCCTAGATCGCACAAATGTTGCACAATATGCGTATGGGTTGGCTGCTATTGGCCACCAGCTTCACTCTCTGGGAATTGTTGAGCACCCAAAAATTGATCTTGATGACCCGGTAGCCAATGATTTGATGCAGTTTTATGAGCGGATGGGTGACACACTTGCACATCAATACGGTGGTTCTGCTGCACACAACAAG ATATTCTCCGCGAGGAGAGGCCAATGGAGAGCTGCAACACAGTCTCAGGAGTTTTTTAGAACTCTTCAACGTTATTACAGCAATGCTTGGATGGATGCCGAGAAACAAGATGCAATCAATGT TTTCCTGGGGCATTTTCAGCCACAGCAGGGTAAGCCTGCTCTGTGGGAGTTGGGCTCAGATCAGCACTATGACACGGGGAGACTTGGTGATGATGATGCAAG GTCATTTTTCAAAAGATCATTCTCAGATGGAAACTTTCTCCGAGATAGCTCTACACCTATGTCAGCTCCAAATGCTAAGATTGAAAAATCCTCAAATCCAGGTTTACCAGACCGATCAGGAGAAGGGAGCAAGGCTTTTTGTGAGTCTTCACCTGAAATATCTACTGCCGAGCCTGAGTGTGACATTTCATTTTCAAG ATACACTCCCTCGATGCCCAGGAGACAGCTTTTTGTGGACATGCAAAAAGAGCGATGTGCTGAGACTCGGCATATTTACTATTCTGAACATGTGGATTCCTTCACCTGCTCCAACTTTGTGGACCTGGATTGGTTATCTTCTTCAGGAAATTCATGTGAAGAAGAGCCATACGAGAG GTCATCTATTACCAGCTCCCCGGTTGCTGTACTATCTTCAGAAAATGTTGTCAATGGAGTGGTAGTTGGAGAAACAGCTGCCTCCACTAGTGATTGGGCCAGCTCCAGCCTAAAGGTACCTCCAGTTATG GAGAGTGAAGCAAGTGAGTCAGAGGCATCCTACCGTGATGCACAGACCAACAATCCAGATGAATTTCCTGATACTTTTGTTGAATGGGTGACTTATGGACAGACACTTTGCCATTGA
- the LOC127138726 gene encoding phosphoinositide phosphatase SAC3 isoform X2, with product MASSENYEPSHSPSLSDETHPPSNLCMQKFRLYETRSNFYMIGRDKSRAHWRVLKIDRLDPSELNVREDSTTYSERECSDLLRRIHEGNKSTGGLKFVTTCYGIVGFIKLLGPYYMLLITKRRQIGAICGHTVYAISKTEMIPLPNSSVRSNITDSKNENRYKKLLCTVDLTKDFFFSYSYHIMRSLQRNMCDVETGHVLYETMFVWNEFLTRGIRNHLQNTFWTVALVYGFFKQDTLEISGREFILTLIARRSRHYAGTRYLRRGVNDKGRVANDVETEQIVFEDVQDGFPIQMSSIIQNRGSIPLFWSQETSRLNIKPDIILSKKDQNYQATRLHFENLVKRYGNPIIILNLIKTHEKKPREAILRQEFANAIDFINKDLSEEDRLRFLHWDLHKHFQSKATNVLLLLSKVAAYALALTGFFYCQASSTLRPEDCLKWPPTDDAVKRSFSSTRRADDDDEDANDLERRPSDEINVSNENGSAKSPRLQRGVLRTNCIDCLDRTNVAQYAYGLAAIGHQLHSLGIVEHPKIDLDDPVANDLMQFYERMGDTLAHQYGGSAAHNKIFSARRGQWRAATQSQEFFRTLQRYYSNAWMDAEKQDAINVFLGHFQPQQGKPALWELGSDQHYDTGRLGDDDARSFFKRSFSDGNFLRDSSTPMSAPNAKIEKSSNPGLPDRSGEGSKAFCESSPEISTAEPECDISFSRYTPSMPRRQLFVDMQKERCAETRHIYYSEHVDSFTCSNFVDLDWLSSSGNSCEEEPYERSSITSSPVAVLSSENVVNGVVVGETAASTSDWASSSLKESEASESEASYRDAQTNNPDEFPDTFVEWVTYGQTLCH from the exons ATGGCTTCGTCGGAGAATTATGAACCTTCTCACTCTCCTTCTCTCTCTGACGAAACGCATCCTCCTTCCAATCTATGTATGCAGAAATTTAGGCTTTATGAGACTCGATCG AACTTTTACATGATTGGAAGGGACAAGAGTAGGGCACACTGGAGGGTACTAAAGATTGACCGTCTAGATCCTTCTGAGCTAAATGTGCGTGAAGATTCCACCACATATTCAGAAAGGGAGTGTTCTGATCTTTTGAGGCGGATACATGAGGGGAACAAGTCCACTGGCGGACTTAAATTTGTTACAACTTGTTATGGAATTGTTG GATTCATCAAACTTTTGGGGCCTTACTACATGCTACTTATCACAAAAAGAAGGCAAATTGGTGCAATCTGTGGTCATACTGTATATGCTATCTCAAAGACTGAGATGATTCCATTGCCGAATTCTTCTGTTCGGTCTAACATCACCGATTCTAAAAATGAAAACAG GTACAAGAAGCTTCTATGCACAGTTGACCTTACAAAGGACTTCTTTTTCAGCTACTCATACCATATTATGCGTAGTCTTCAAAGGAACATGTGTGACGTTGAGACAGGCCACGTCCTTTACGAGACCATGTTTGTCTGGAATGAATTCTTGACTCGAGGAATTAGGAATCACCTCCAGAATACTTTTTGGACAGTTGCACTAGTTTATGGCTTCTTTAAACAG GACACACTTGAGATATCTGGACGGGAGTTCATACTTACGCTCATTGCGAGAAGATCTCGCCATTATGCTGGGACTAG GTATTTGAGGCGAGGTGTTAATGACAAGGGCAGAGTAGCAAATGATGTTGAGACAGAACAAATAGTCTTTGAGGATGTTCAAGACGGTTTTCCCATCCAAATGAGCTCTATCATCCAGAATCGTGGCTCGATCCCTCTTTTCTGGTCACAGGAAACTTCACGATTAAATATTAAACCAGATATTATAC TGTCAAAGAAGGACCAGAACTATCAAGCCACTAGACTTCACTTTGAAAATCTTGTCAAAAGATACGGAAATCCCattataattttgaatttaataAAG ACCCATGAGAAAAAGCCTCGTGAGGCCATCCTTCGCCAAGAGTTTGCTAATGCTATAGATTTCATCAATAAAGATTTGTCTGAGGAAGACAGACTTAGGTTCCTTCACTGGGATCTGCACAAACATTTTCAGAG CAAAGCTACAAATGTGTTGCTGCTTCTAAGCAAAGTGGCAGCATATGCATTGGCATTAACGGGTTTTTTCTATTGCCAAGCGTCATCAACCTTGAGACCTGAAGACTGTCTAAAATGGCCACCTACAGA TGATGCTGTCAAGAGAAGTTTTTCATCTACCAGAAGAGCTGATGACGATGATGAGGATGCTAATGATTTAGAGAGGAGACCAAGTGACGAGATCAATGTTTCTAATGAAAATGGTTCTGCTAAATCACCCAGGTTACAAAGGGGGGTGCTCAGGACCAACTGCATAGACTGCCTAGATCGCACAAATGTTGCACAATATGCGTATGGGTTGGCTGCTATTGGCCACCAGCTTCACTCTCTGGGAATTGTTGAGCACCCAAAAATTGATCTTGATGACCCGGTAGCCAATGATTTGATGCAGTTTTATGAGCGGATGGGTGACACACTTGCACATCAATACGGTGGTTCTGCTGCACACAACAAG ATATTCTCCGCGAGGAGAGGCCAATGGAGAGCTGCAACACAGTCTCAGGAGTTTTTTAGAACTCTTCAACGTTATTACAGCAATGCTTGGATGGATGCCGAGAAACAAGATGCAATCAATGT TTTCCTGGGGCATTTTCAGCCACAGCAGGGTAAGCCTGCTCTGTGGGAGTTGGGCTCAGATCAGCACTATGACACGGGGAGACTTGGTGATGATGATGCAAG GTCATTTTTCAAAAGATCATTCTCAGATGGAAACTTTCTCCGAGATAGCTCTACACCTATGTCAGCTCCAAATGCTAAGATTGAAAAATCCTCAAATCCAGGTTTACCAGACCGATCAGGAGAAGGGAGCAAGGCTTTTTGTGAGTCTTCACCTGAAATATCTACTGCCGAGCCTGAGTGTGACATTTCATTTTCAAG ATACACTCCCTCGATGCCCAGGAGACAGCTTTTTGTGGACATGCAAAAAGAGCGATGTGCTGAGACTCGGCATATTTACTATTCTGAACATGTGGATTCCTTCACCTGCTCCAACTTTGTGGACCTGGATTGGTTATCTTCTTCAGGAAATTCATGTGAAGAAGAGCCATACGAGAG GTCATCTATTACCAGCTCCCCGGTTGCTGTACTATCTTCAGAAAATGTTGTCAATGGAGTGGTAGTTGGAGAAACAGCTGCCTCCACTAGTGATTGGGCCAGCTCCAGCCTAAAG GAGAGTGAAGCAAGTGAGTCAGAGGCATCCTACCGTGATGCACAGACCAACAATCCAGATGAATTTCCTGATACTTTTGTTGAATGGGTGACTTATGGACAGACACTTTGCCATTGA